In Rhodothermus marinus DSM 4252, a single genomic region encodes these proteins:
- the rlmN gene encoding 23S rRNA (adenine(2503)-C(2))-methyltransferase RlmN — protein sequence MTVRTPIDLQTLNREELERLAEEMGEPRYRGRQLFKWIYGKGATSVEQMTDLPRAFRAELARRARITRLEPVRQLTAGDQTVKVLFRLPSGRHVESVLIPDFDEETGRVRRLTVCVSSQVGCAMGCAFCATGLMGFQQNLTAGEIYDQVWQLNRLAEERFGRRITNVVYMGMGEPLLNYDAVLRSVALLTDRDGLGLSPRRITVSTVGLARRIRQLADDGVRFRLAVSLHAPTNAQRSAIMPVNRNEQTDLDDLIEAIRYFEARTGQTITYEYCLFEGFNDRPEDAHRLADLTEQAPGKVNLILYNPVEGLPFRRPSEERLQAFIRVLVDRGVTVTVRRSRGQDINAACGQLAVREQTASEAVT from the coding sequence TTGACCGTGCGCACGCCCATAGACCTGCAGACGCTGAATCGTGAAGAGCTGGAGCGGCTGGCCGAGGAAATGGGCGAGCCGCGCTACCGGGGCCGTCAGCTTTTCAAATGGATCTACGGCAAGGGCGCCACGTCCGTCGAGCAGATGACGGACCTGCCCCGTGCCTTTCGTGCCGAACTGGCCCGACGCGCCCGCATCACACGCCTGGAACCGGTACGCCAGCTTACGGCCGGCGACCAGACCGTCAAGGTGCTCTTCCGCCTGCCATCGGGACGCCACGTCGAGTCGGTGCTGATTCCCGATTTCGACGAAGAAACAGGCCGGGTCCGGCGCCTGACCGTGTGCGTCTCCAGCCAGGTGGGCTGCGCCATGGGCTGCGCCTTCTGCGCCACCGGCCTCATGGGCTTCCAGCAGAACCTGACGGCCGGCGAAATCTACGATCAGGTCTGGCAACTCAACCGGCTGGCCGAGGAGCGCTTCGGGCGGCGCATCACGAACGTCGTCTACATGGGCATGGGCGAGCCGCTTCTGAACTACGACGCCGTACTCCGAAGCGTGGCGTTGCTGACCGACCGGGACGGCCTCGGGCTTTCGCCCCGCCGCATCACGGTCTCCACGGTCGGCCTGGCCCGCCGCATCCGCCAGCTGGCCGACGATGGCGTGCGCTTCCGCCTGGCCGTCTCGCTGCACGCCCCCACCAACGCCCAGCGTTCGGCCATCATGCCGGTCAACCGCAACGAGCAGACCGACCTCGACGACCTGATCGAGGCCATCCGCTACTTCGAGGCGCGCACCGGCCAGACGATCACCTACGAGTACTGTCTGTTCGAGGGCTTCAACGACCGGCCCGAAGACGCCCACCGCCTGGCCGACCTCACCGAGCAGGCGCCCGGCAAGGTCAACCTGATCCTCTACAATCCGGTCGAGGGCCTGCCCTTCCGCCGGCCCTCCGAGGAGCGCCTGCAGGCCTTCATCCGGGTGCTGGTGGATCGCGGCGTCACGGTCACCGTGCGCCGGAGCCGGGGGCAGGACATCAACGCGGCCTGCGGCCAGCTGGCCGTACGTGAACAAACCGCTTCGGAAGCCGTGACATAA
- a CDS encoding O-acetylhomoserine aminocarboxypropyltransferase/cysteine synthase family protein — MSQPQPNYRFETLQVHGGQEPDPATGARAVPIYASTSFVFKDADHAARLFALQEFGNIYSRIMNPTNDVFERRVAALEGGVAALATSSGQAAQFLALTTLAEAGDNIVSTSYLYGGTYNQFKVSFPRIGIQVRFAEGDDPDSIESLIDERTKAVYVETIGNPRFNIPDFERLADIAHRHGVPLVVDNTFGACGYLCRPIDYGADIVVHSATKWIGGHGTTIGGVIVDAGTFPWNNGRFPSFTEPSPGYHGLSFWETFGPNGVLGVNVAFIIRARVEGMRDFGPCQNPFGAFLLLQGLETLSLRVQRSCDNALELARWLREQPQVAWVSYPGLEDHPYHERAKKYLRNGFGAVLAFGLKGGYEAGRAFVSNVRLASLLANVGDAKTLVIHPASTTHQQLTAEEQLAAGVTPDMVRVSVGIEHIEDIKEDFAQALARIPETAAA; from the coding sequence ATGAGTCAGCCGCAGCCCAACTACCGTTTCGAGACCCTTCAGGTTCACGGCGGCCAGGAACCCGATCCCGCGACCGGCGCCCGCGCCGTGCCCATCTACGCCTCGACGTCCTTCGTCTTCAAGGACGCCGACCACGCCGCCCGCCTGTTTGCCCTGCAGGAGTTCGGCAACATCTATTCGCGCATCATGAACCCCACCAACGACGTGTTCGAGCGGCGGGTGGCGGCGCTCGAAGGTGGGGTGGCCGCCCTGGCCACTTCCAGCGGACAGGCGGCGCAGTTTCTGGCGCTGACGACGCTGGCCGAGGCCGGCGACAACATCGTCTCGACCAGCTACCTCTACGGCGGCACCTACAACCAGTTCAAGGTATCCTTCCCGCGCATCGGCATTCAGGTGCGCTTTGCCGAGGGCGACGATCCGGACTCGATCGAAAGCCTAATCGACGAGCGCACCAAGGCCGTTTACGTCGAGACGATCGGCAATCCGCGCTTCAACATTCCGGACTTCGAGCGTCTGGCCGACATTGCCCACCGCCACGGCGTGCCGCTGGTGGTGGACAACACGTTCGGAGCCTGTGGCTATCTGTGCCGGCCCATCGACTACGGCGCCGACATCGTCGTGCATTCGGCCACGAAGTGGATCGGCGGTCACGGTACGACGATCGGCGGGGTGATCGTCGATGCCGGCACGTTTCCGTGGAATAACGGCCGCTTTCCAAGCTTTACGGAGCCCTCGCCCGGCTACCACGGCCTGAGTTTCTGGGAGACGTTCGGTCCCAACGGGGTGCTGGGGGTCAACGTGGCCTTCATCATCCGGGCGCGCGTCGAAGGCATGCGCGATTTTGGCCCCTGCCAGAATCCCTTCGGCGCGTTCCTGCTGTTGCAGGGACTCGAAACGCTCTCGCTGCGCGTGCAGCGGAGCTGCGACAACGCGCTGGAGCTGGCCCGCTGGCTTCGCGAGCAGCCGCAGGTGGCCTGGGTGAGCTATCCGGGGCTGGAAGATCATCCCTACCATGAGCGGGCGAAAAAGTACCTGCGCAACGGCTTCGGAGCCGTGCTGGCCTTTGGGCTCAAAGGCGGCTACGAGGCCGGACGCGCCTTCGTGAGCAACGTCCGCCTGGCCAGCCTGCTGGCGAACGTGGGCGATGCCAAGACGCTGGTAATCCATCCGGCTTCGACCACGCACCAGCAGCTCACGGCCGAGGAGCAACTGGCCGCCGGCGTGACGCCCGACATGGTGCGCGTGTCGGTGGGCATCGAACACATCGAAGATATCAAGGAAGACTTTGCGCAGGCGCTGGCCCGCATTCCGGAGACGGCCGCCGCCTGA
- the metX gene encoding homoserine O-acetyltransferase MetX, with the protein MTQTFVLPEFELESGVVLRQVQVAYRTWGRLNPEGTNALVVCHALTGSADVDQWWGDLLGPGRAFDTDRFFVVCANVLGSPYGTTSPLTINPDTGRPYGPEFPLVTIRDTVNLHRRLLEHLGVRQVAVAVGGSMGGMQVLEWAFQGDFVRAIIPIAVGGRHSAWCIGWSEAQRQAIYADPRWRGGYYDPDDPPVHGLAIARMIAMISYRSYQSFEARFGRRRMLRGEQELFAVESYLHYQGEKLVRRFDANCYVRLTQKMDAHDVSRGRGPYPEVLAEVRQPALVVGIDSDVLYPLAEQEELATHLPNASLYVLHSPHGHDAFLIETQTLNEVLREWISANVPVQAAPSPWPSSETAA; encoded by the coding sequence ATGACGCAGACGTTCGTGCTGCCTGAATTCGAGCTCGAAAGCGGCGTGGTGCTGCGCCAGGTGCAGGTGGCCTATCGGACCTGGGGCCGCCTGAACCCGGAAGGCACCAACGCGCTGGTGGTCTGCCACGCGCTGACCGGGAGCGCGGACGTCGACCAGTGGTGGGGCGATCTACTGGGGCCTGGCCGGGCGTTCGACACGGACCGCTTCTTCGTGGTGTGTGCCAACGTGCTGGGCTCGCCCTACGGCACCACCTCGCCGCTGACGATCAACCCCGACACCGGCCGTCCCTACGGACCGGAATTCCCGCTGGTCACCATCCGCGATACGGTCAACCTGCACCGCCGGCTGCTGGAGCACCTGGGTGTGCGACAGGTGGCCGTGGCGGTGGGTGGCTCCATGGGCGGCATGCAGGTGCTGGAGTGGGCCTTCCAGGGCGATTTCGTGCGGGCGATTATCCCGATTGCCGTGGGCGGCCGCCATTCGGCCTGGTGCATTGGCTGGAGCGAGGCGCAGCGCCAGGCTATCTACGCCGATCCGCGCTGGCGCGGCGGCTACTACGACCCCGACGATCCGCCGGTACACGGACTGGCCATCGCCCGCATGATCGCCATGATTTCGTATCGTTCTTACCAGTCCTTCGAGGCCCGCTTCGGCCGCCGGCGTATGCTCCGGGGCGAGCAGGAGCTCTTCGCCGTGGAAAGCTACCTGCACTACCAGGGCGAAAAACTGGTGCGCCGTTTCGATGCGAATTGCTACGTGCGTCTGACGCAGAAGATGGACGCGCACGACGTGTCGCGGGGACGGGGGCCGTATCCGGAGGTGCTGGCCGAGGTGCGCCAGCCCGCCCTGGTGGTCGGGATCGACTCGGACGTACTCTACCCGCTGGCCGAGCAGGAAGAACTGGCCACGCATCTGCCCAACGCCTCGCTCTACGTGCTGCACTCGCCCCACGGGCACGATGCGTTCCTGATCGAAACGCAAACCCTCAACGAAGTCCTACGCGAATGGATCTCCGCGAACGTTCCGGTGCAGGCGGCGCCGAGCCCCTGGCCCTCCAGCGAGACCGCCGCCTGA